The following coding sequences lie in one Pseudomonas sp. B33.4 genomic window:
- a CDS encoding TenA family transcriptional regulator codes for MEAASYPGWAQQLIQDCSESKRRVVEHELYLRMRDNKLSARTMRQYLIGGWPVVEQFALYMAQNLTKTRFARHPGEDMARRWLMRNIRVELNHADYWVHWSRAHGVSLEDLQAQQVPPELHALSHWCWHTSSADSLIVAIAATNYAIEGATGEWSAVVCSTGVYAAAFPEEDRKRAMKWLKMHAQYDDAHPWEALEIICTLAGMNPSKALQAELRQAICKSYDYMYLFLERCMQLETSERLLVNRERRAVVES; via the coding sequence ATGGAAGCTGCAAGTTATCCAGGCTGGGCACAACAGCTCATTCAGGACTGCAGCGAGAGCAAGCGCCGGGTTGTCGAACATGAACTTTATCTGCGCATGCGTGATAACAAGCTCAGCGCCAGAACCATGCGTCAGTACCTGATCGGGGGCTGGCCGGTGGTTGAGCAATTCGCGTTGTACATGGCGCAGAATCTCACCAAAACCAGGTTTGCCCGACACCCGGGCGAAGACATGGCGCGGCGCTGGCTGATGCGCAATATCCGCGTTGAGCTCAATCACGCCGATTACTGGGTGCATTGGAGTCGCGCACATGGCGTCAGTCTCGAAGACCTTCAGGCCCAGCAAGTGCCTCCGGAACTGCATGCCTTGAGTCATTGGTGCTGGCACACCAGTTCAGCCGATTCACTGATTGTGGCCATCGCGGCCACTAACTATGCGATCGAGGGCGCGACCGGGGAGTGGTCGGCGGTCGTCTGTTCGACCGGTGTTTACGCCGCCGCGTTTCCGGAAGAAGACCGCAAGCGGGCGATGAAGTGGCTGAAGATGCATGCCCAGTATGACGACGCCCATCCGTGGGAAGCGCTGGAAATCATCTGCACCCTGGCCGGGATGAACCCGAGCAAAGCCTTGCAGGCTGAGTTGCGACAAGCAATCTGCAAGAGCTACGACTACATGTATCTGTTTCTGGAGCGCTGCATGCAGTTGGAGACTTCCGAGCGCTTGCTGGTCAACCGGGAGCGCAGGGCGGTAGTCGAGAGCTGA